From Pseudomonas sp. G.S.17, the proteins below share one genomic window:
- a CDS encoding DNA-binding protein has translation MPGIRTAAQAKAWLEQQGKSVQEFARENSIDPATTYQVLAGRKKGRRGEAHKVAVLLGMKIGSIPTAVEAQPQQMAD, from the coding sequence ATGCCCGGAATACGTACCGCTGCACAAGCCAAGGCCTGGCTAGAGCAACAAGGTAAATCTGTTCAAGAGTTTGCGCGCGAGAACAGCATCGACCCTGCGACCACCTACCAAGTGCTGGCGGGACGCAAGAAAGGCCGACGTGGGGAAGCCCACAAAGTCGCGGTATTGCTCGGCATGAAGATCGGCAGTATCCCCACGGCTGTCGAGGCGCAGCCTCAGCAAATGGCTGACTGA
- a CDS encoding helix-turn-helix domain-containing protein: MSGIGYRLRKERERLGLSQRAFGEIGGVEANAQGKYESGDRAPKADYLAAVAAKGVDVLYVLTGTPTPIPVDNLSNAEEKVLGSYRSLLKEDQDAIRRLTTTMAELSASYAIHGKPGNRDGN, from the coding sequence ATGAGTGGAATTGGTTACCGACTTAGAAAAGAAAGAGAACGACTGGGGCTTTCTCAGCGTGCCTTCGGAGAAATCGGTGGTGTCGAAGCGAACGCTCAAGGCAAATACGAAAGCGGCGATCGCGCTCCCAAGGCGGATTACCTCGCAGCAGTCGCGGCCAAAGGCGTTGATGTGCTTTACGTCCTGACTGGCACGCCGACACCCATCCCTGTCGATAATTTGAGCAATGCCGAGGAGAAGGTATTAGGGAGTTACAGATCACTACTCAAGGAAGATCAGGATGCCATTCGACGTCTGACCACGACCATGGCCGAGCTGTCGGCTTCCTATGCAATTCATGGCAAGCCCGGAAATCGCGACGGCAATTGA